GTAAATTTGATCCTTTAATCCTATCCCCCTGGTCCCATATATCTTTCACTTGTCCTTATTTTTACCTTTGTCACAGTTTCAGTTTTCTAATTCTTTTACCTTGTCTTCAAGTATGCTATATTATCTTCAACTTGAGATATTTTGTTAGTGAGAATTTTtactagaatttttttatttattttctttcctttacatattttagtttgaattttttcatcattttatacCTTTTCAAACATGTTAGTCACATGCTCACTCAGTTCCTTATTGTATGCTGGTTTTTGTGATCTCATTGCATTCTCCTGGCGGTGATTTTTGTCCTGTTTGATATTCTGGAATACTGTTATAATCAttctttggattctttttttaGTATGTCTTTGAACATACTCACAATTAAGCCTATGACTCTGACATTTGGATTTGTattgatttgatttctttatacttttggttttttttctgcaTTGAAAATTTTATATCTGGGAGTAGAGCACTGCTTGCATTGTTCCTAATCGTCTATATGCCTCCAGCGGATGTCTTTTGTACTACTCAAGTGAGCTTGGTTAGAGCACACTTGAAATTTCATTGCTGCTCTCTGAATGGATAGAAAGTTCAGTTTTTCTGAACCTTCAGCTCATATGTCCTCTTCCCTGATAATAACTTTCCTTGTCATTctgaaaaagaatattttgtagATTTTATATTATCTGGTATTCATGAAATACAACTTTGTTTCAAACTTGAGGACTTTTCTGAAGTTTGCACCTTTAAATTTCATGCTACTTTATTTATAGTCAGGGATTTGGAATTGGATACCATGAAACTACCTACATCAGAATTCATACCTATAATATACCTTAGACTTATAGGAGAATAaatcatttataaattttaagaagccatttatttttcttctactaCCTCCTCCCCATACACATAAGGAAATTAGATATACTCTTGTATGGATGAACTGTGAAAGAATTAGTGGGATCAAGAAACATTCCTTTAATGAGTAATTTCTTTTACACAGGACATGCTTCAtggctggagaattggctcagttGTCTATAACAATTCCTGACCAGATAAAAGGCCCAAGTTTGACTTTTAGCACCCACTGTGTGGCCCTTAACTCTTTCCAATTCCCATGGATCCAAATCATTGTTTTGACATTTATATGCACAAGGAGTACCAGTGTTGCAGAGgcatacaagcagacaaaacatccatacttatttaaaaggaaaaagaagggaaaaaagaacaaagttatCATTCATAGGGTATTTAAATGGGTTATGAAAATATTATCTTCATGTGTGATTAGAGATGTTGATCATTTAGGAACCTGTTGGTAAATTTCTCAAGgtgaattatataataataatggtTTGCAAATGTTTACTTTAATCCTCCTTTCATTTAGCCTCAGTCTTTCAGCATCTATGTCAAATTTTCATCAGAAAAAAGGACAAGCACTGTGTAGTAATCAGAATGGCATCAAGAGGATATTGCTCACTTTACTGGAAATGATATAGTACAGTGGTAacaatgaattttctttttatattaaaaaccaGAAACATTTTCTGCAGGGAGAAAAATTCACTGTATGGGTAGCATGCATGTCTGAGACCTTCAAAGGATTAATAAAATGTCAcatcaaaaactgaaaagaaaaaacataaggACGGATGTAGtcggtagccattccagctttgatctggaagttccgacccccattgagacttcagcaactgtcatgcctacaaggcaatgccaagggaggcacctggagacctgagatctggatgggccagcactcacTCTGTTCCTGGAATCTTggcggtggaggttgaccaagcagagctccagagaacaccgctagactgtgatacaccttccccagatgccacaacctacctatcccttcatttgtaagttacccactaaataaatcttccttttaactatgtggagtggccctaataatttcaccaatagagggAGGCTAGGAAGAGCTTCCTATTGTGATCGTATGTTTCATTTAACTACTTACAAGGCAGGAGATATGGGCCCACTTGTCTGTGTTACCACTGTGTATCAGAAATGATTGCAGTTAGGTCAGACCCACCTGTCTATTTCCTGTGGACCACTCTATCACATCTTCATATAAATGGAGCTGTTGACAATGTGGAAAATATGGACTAAATTCTCCTATCTTCACTTTAAGTCCAAATCCGTTTGGGAAATTCCAAACATGGAAAATGTCATATTCTGCCTGCTGGTATACTCTCTGGTTCATATTCACTTTTTCTCCAACAGGATTAGTGAAGTGAGTCTTCCTCAGAAAGGAGTGCAGCTGAAAGAGAGGAAGCATTCTATACTGTATGTGTGACCTTTCCTGAAGTCAGAAAATATactgatttcattttaaaagcaatGTTTTTGAAGGTGTCCAGAggagaaatataataaaagtaaGTGGACAAATAAAAGTATCATAACCTTCCTAGAATTTAAATTCTTTCAGAGGAAACTAccaaaaagaaacacacatacatacagataccaAACACTGATatgaaaaatgcacacacacagagtgagagagagagacatggacacagagagagactcacATCCATAGAGACATGTGTACATCACACAGCTACATACAATATACACATACTTATATATGCAtgtcagacacacacatgaaaatacagTCATAGACAGGCACATGACCCCAAATagatacacagaaacagaaacctgcCAAGCACACAGtatcacacacaaatgcacactttTATAGACAAATACACACAAGGAGACATACACAGATTGAAACACCCACAGAGTGAGACATTCTCATAGACAAATTTATCCTCACATCCAAAGACAAATtgacagacaaagagacagacagacacacataaatacagaTACAAATATATGCAAGCAATATGCAAAACAGACAAATagtcacatgcagacacatataatgtgaaacacacacaggcagtTATACACAGAAACAGACTCCCATACAGAAAGACACTGACATGAGACAAAATTACACAGTTtcacagacagatagatatgcaGATATATgtgcaagaaacacacacacacacacacacacacacacacacacacacatatatatctcaacacagatatatacacagatacacaaaaacATACCCCCATCCACAATGAGAACAATccattcacacacatgtatacaaatgtAATTTATGAAATGAATCGTAGCACTGTTTCATGTGAAATTACTCTCAGAGTGTCAGAGAAGTTCTCCAGAGCCTACAGTGGGGCAGAATCTGTTTGAGAACACTTGTAAAATTCATCTGATACACTGATTACCATATATTTTACAATTAATGAAGTATATCTCTTCTTCTCATGGAGAGAATTGATAAGGAAGGACTGTTATATTTCCAATGATAGAGCAGGGGTGATGATATTCACATGCTCTGTAAGATAATCACTGATACTCCTTGATAAATTGTGTTTTACATTCCATTGTTTTGCATTAAGATTTATACCAACTTATATATTATATCCTTACCAGGAAAACATTTCAGAAGTATTtctattttagtaaatatttataatatgtatAAAGTAAATCAGGGCATCTGACAGACACTAAGGTGATGATACTGATGACACAACATTTCATCCAATAGAAGAAACACTACCTTCAAGCAGTTACCATAGTGTCCTTTCCCATCATCCACTTGTTGAAGAAGCATCTCATGGAGAGCATGGGCCACAGTGTACACAGCATTGTATATGTCATAACTGGCATCACTAAAAGCCATGTCGAAAGTCTGTCTCATTAGCCATTCCAATGAAGCATTGGATGAACAATTCTTCAGTGTCTCACACTTAGAAGCTGAGACTTCACAGTTAAAGCTCATCCATCCCAGTCTTGCAAGGTATTCATCTGAGTATTTGAGAGGATTCAGTGTCTGGACAAAAgttttaaaaccagaaatctcaGAATGGTGTTGTGCAAAAATTAGTGTCCCATGGGATGTGTCAAGTGTTAAGTCTCTCTTACTTGTAGTGACATCCCACTGTGAGGTGGTCACCCATATTCTCTGTATACCTAGAGATTCCCACATTCTAAAGCTCACAGCTAGAGTGCTGTCTGTGTCACCATAAATGATAACTACATTAGTAGATGATGTTATGATTTGGTTATAATACACTTCAACTCTTGACATGTATAAATCCATCTTGACTGGGATCAAGCTCACAAAGGCAAAACAGActgtatttttttccatctctcttctcaAATGTGATAGAAGTTGGGAACCCTGATCATTGTCTGAGATGGCCAGTCCTATCCAGTTCCAATTGAAGTGAAGCATCAAAGAAACCATGGCCAGGGGTAGAGCTGTGTCCTTGGGGGCCATCTGATGCAGATAGGGAATTTTTTCATCATCACTCAGGATGGTATGGAAAGGTCCATAGGTAAGCTGGAGGACCTGGAACACAGGGGGCAGCATGAGGTAGCATGCACTCCTAAGAACTTGTAAACAAACTTTCAACAAAGAGTTCCATTAAATACTCTTAACTGTTACTTCTTTCCTCATCTCAgtttcagaaaaggaaatgaagccCCATCAATTCTCTGAAAAGTACTCTTGACCACATTGTTTGACATAAGTGTGAGGCTAGTATTCTCCTCATACTCTTCTTAGCATCTGGGAGTGGTAACAACAGAGTCAGGATTTCTTGCAATCCCACACCACAAAAGTCTTACCTGTTGAGATCTGTAGGGGTCCAGGCATGTCCCAACCATGGCAGATATTTCCCAGATTGGTCCTGTCAGCATCACTATACACGTAGTGCCTTCATTACAATTATAATTAAGGtaaaaatcttgattttttccaaataaaggCATGAGACTGTATAATTTTGACACAGTCTTACAAGCACCTTCAGAGAATTCAAATACTAATGACATATTTGGCAAAAGATCAGGGTTCCTATTGACTTCATCCAGGGAAAAAGCCAAGGCCAATGGAAAGTGTTTGTTTTCAGTTGGTGTTCTGGAAAAGGGTATGGTATTTATTATGGACAGAGATATACAGATAATCCTTTGTAGTCAATAGAAGGAGTATAATGAACTGGATGGTATTCACAACTACCCGCAAATACTGAAACAAATGTCCTGTGCTGTGACGTTGGAATGACATAAGAACCTGGAAGCTTAAAATAGCTTTTAGATGTCATGAGAGTGCATCTCCCATAAATGACATGAGCCATTGGCATCTTCCACAGACAGTAGTGTCAATTTCTGCTTTGGGAGTGCTTACTTAGCAGataaagacaaagacacaggCTTTACCCAAGCAGCAATCCTgatcatgttttcattttggaaTTATCAAGCAATAATGAAAATACATGTGACATGTGAACCAATGAGACTATGGCATGTTCTTATGATTTTAACTGACTTGGCCAATGCAGTCAAAAAATGTTTTATGAGCACACAATAGTTTGTACACTTGGGTCTTTTGCTTATAATTTTTTATAATCAGTGGGCAATCTAGTTAACATATACCCTCATATCCATTTtgtcttgttcttttgtttttatggtttatCTAATGCAGGTGTAAAATCTTTatttagagaattttttaaataaatttaaataccaGAGATGTGTTTGGTAAAGTTATATGTCAGCATTCAACTGTATGTATGGACAGGACTAATGCTTACATAGGCCATAGTGGGGAATGAATTATATGCTTTTGAACGATACCTTACTCTATAGCACACTGACCTGAAATGTATAAGGATATACCTGCTCCAGATCCTGAGTGCAAAGATTAAGGGCATTTAGTACCTCCCCAGTATTGTTcatctattttatgttttcacAGGCAAGTCAATATTCACACTTATTATATCTGATCAACATATTTTTTCTAGAAAACATCTCATGACTATCTTTCCTCttacactaaaataaaattcacatcCTACTGAAATTTGGATATGCCAGTAATAAATCATTATAAAATGGAAGACTATAAAGTGTAAAATGTATGAAAGATTGTTTATGAGGGTATGTTTTGTAATAAAAATGAGTAATATACAGTTGGGAGTGAACAATATCAACTTGTGTTTATGTTTATTGGAATAATAACTTATGTTTCTTTATAGTCATTTTCTATCATCTGACCATTACATATCAAACATATTCTTTCATTCTGAATGATTCAATCAGACTTAAAAATAGTCTCATTTCCACTTAGCAATTGTCCCACTGTGTTTTCGTTATGTATATAAATAAGATTTAcctgtacatttttaaaataaaaattattttaatgtttctttattACAACCcagaaaaatatcattaaaaattttGGTATCACACAATAGGAATTTGTGACCAAAACTTGTGAAGGTCAAACACTAATTCCTGCACATGAAACATTCAGAAACTCAAGACCTCAGCCATTAGAGTggcccattcttcagttgaatggcatctaggttgttttcaggttctgactattacaaacatAACTGTgaaagtgctcttgtggtatgattgagcattacttgggtatatgaccaagagtggtatagctggatcttgagggagatagattcccaattttctaagaaagtgccatattgatttccaaagtggttgtacaagcttgcattcccaccagcagtggaggagagttcccctagttccatatcctctccagcataaagtgtcttcagtgtttttgatcttagccattctgacaggtataaggtggtatttcagagttgttttgatttgcatttccctgatgattagggatgttgaacaattccttaaatgtttttcagacatttgagtttcctctgttgagaattctctgtttagttctaaagcccatttctcaactggactgttggttgttttgatgtctaatttcttgagttccttatatattctggatatcagtcctctgtcagatgtggggttgatgaagatcttttcccattctgtaggctgtcctttgccttgttgaccatatcctttgctctacaaaagcttctcagtttcaagtggtcccattgattgattgtttctctcagtgtctgtgctactggtgttatatttaggaagtgatctcctatggcAATGCgatcaagactccttcctactttcgcttctagtaggttcagagtagttggatttatgttgaggtccttaatccacttggacttaagttttgtgcatggtgacagatatggatctatttgcagccttctacaagtTGATATCCAgtgatgccagcaccatttgttgaagatgcttttttttttccattgtacatgtTTGgcttatatgttcataggtgtgtgggttaatgtcagggtctccAATTGAATTCCaatggtccacatgtcggttcttatgccaataccaatctgtttttattactgtagcactatagtagagcttgaagtcaggggttgtgatgcctccagatgttgttttattgtacaggattcttttggctatcctgggttttttgtttttccatatgaagttgagtattattctttccaggtctgtgaagaattatgttggtattttcatggggattgcattgaatctgtagattgcttttggtacaaTTGCCATTATTACTATGTTAgttctgcctatccatgagcatgggagatctttccattttctgacatcttcttcaatttattttttcagagacttaaatttcttgtcatataggtccttcacttgcttggttagagttactccaaggtattttatgtcatttgttgctattgtaaagggtgatgtatctctgatttccttctcagcttcgttgtcccaggaagaatagatgccaggaaattacaAAAGTGAgaagtgaaattaataaaatagaaactaagagaacaatacaaaaaattaatgaaacaaagagctggttctttgagaaaatcaacaagatagacaagcccttatccaaactaaccaaaagacagagagagagaattcaaatcaacaaaatcagaaatgaaaagagggaaataacaacagacat
The nucleotide sequence above comes from Peromyscus maniculatus bairdii isolate BWxNUB_F1_BW_parent chromosome 1, HU_Pman_BW_mat_3.1, whole genome shotgun sequence. Encoded proteins:
- the LOC143274436 gene encoding vomeronasal type-2 receptor 116-like yields the protein MVGTCLDPYRSQQVLQLTYGPFHTILSDDEKIPYLHQMAPKDTALPLAMVSLMLHFNWNWIGLAISDNDQGSQLLSHLRREMEKNTVCFAFVSLIPVKMDLYMSRVEVYYNQIITSSTNVVIIYGDTDSTLAVSFRMWESLGIQRIWVTTSQWDVTTSKRDLTLDTSHGTLIFAQHHSEISGFKTFVQTLNPLKYSDEYLARLGWMSFNCEVSASKCETLKNCSSNASLEWLMRQTFDMAFSDASYDIYNAVYTVAHALHEMLLQQVDDGKGHYGNCLKLHSFLRKTHFTNPVGEKVNMNQRVYQQAEYDIFHVWNFPNGFGLKVKIGEFSPYFPHCQQLHLYEDVIEWSTGNRQMLPSVCSADCGPGFRKFLQEGMAACCFDCIPCPENEVANETSPATKILKYNYRASLVRYFLVSGAPNYIISICTLIQIIVCAIWLQVSPPSIDTDTHSEHGQIIIVCKKGSVNAFYCILGYHGSLALGSFILAFLARNLPDKFNESKLLTFSMLLFCSVWVTFLPVYHSTKGKAMVVVEVFSILVSSAGLLGCIFIPKCYMILFKPERNSLEKIREKTSS